The Streptomyces sp. DG1A-41 genomic sequence CGGCGGTCAAGTACTTCCTGCTCGGCGCGTTCGCCTCCGCGTTCACCCTGTTCGGCATCGCCCTGCTGTACGGCTACGCGGGCTCGATGTCGTACGCGACGATCGCGCAGGTCGTCGACGGCACGGTCCAGGACGTCAACCCGGCGCTCGCCGACACCATGGGCAACGACGCGCTGCTGCTCGTCGGCGCCGCGCTGCTGGTCATGGGCCTGCTGTTCAAGGTGGGCGCCGTGCCGTTCCACATGTGGACGCCGGACGTGTACCAGGGCGCGCCGACGCCGGTGACCGGCTTCATGGCGGCGGCGACGAAGGTGGCGGCGTTCGGTGCGCTGCTGCGGGTGCTGTACGTCGTCCTGCCGGGCCTGCGCTGGGACTGGCGGCCGGTGATGTGGGCCGTGGCCATCGTCACCATGCTGGGCGGTGCGATCGTCGCGATCACACAGACCGACATCAAGCGGCTGCTGGCGTACTCGTCGATCGCGCACGGCGGGTTCATCCTCGCGGGTGTCATCGCGACCACGCCGGACGGTGTGTCGTCCGTGCTGTTCTACCTGGCCGCGTACTCGTTCGTGACGATCGGTGCCTTCGCGGTGGTGACACTCGTACGGGACGCGGGCGGCGAGGCGACGCACCTGTCCAAGTGGGCGGGGCTGGGCCGGCGTTCGCCACTGGTGGCGGCGGTGTTCGCGGTGTTCCTGCTGGCCTTCGCGGGCATTCCGCTGACCTCCGGATTCGCCGGGAAGTTCGCCGTGTTCAAGGCGGCGGCGGAGGGCGGGGCCGCCCCGCTCGTCGTGATCGGTGTGATCTCGTCGGCGATCGCGGCGTTCTTCTACATCCGCGTCATCGTGCTGATGTTCTTCAGCGAGCCGCGGCCGGAGGGCCCGACGGTGGCCGTGCCGTCGCCGCTGACGATCACGGCGATCGGGGTCGGTGTGGCGGTCACGCTGGTGCTCGGTGTGGCGCCGCAGTACTTCCTGGATCTGGCGGGACAGGCGGGGGTGTTCGTGCGCTGACGCCGGGACTCGCCAGCGGATATACGACGTGGCCCGGCATCCTGCTCATGGATGCCGGGCCTCTGTTGCTCGTGGGGCCGGGTTACTCGCTCTGCTCGCGCCGCGTTTTGATCTTGGTGAGGTCCAGGTCCAGCGCGAAGGGGGCGTCGACCTTCATCCGCTCGCGGAAGATGCCCACGCTGGTGTAGGCGCCCGTGGTCGGTTCCAGCTCGAAGGCGTGGACCGCAGCGCGACCCTTCTCGCTCTCGACGCGCCAATAGTGGGGGATCTTGGCTCGCGCGTACTTGAGGGGCTTGGTCTCGCGGGCACGGGACACGGAGTCGTCCGATACGACCTCGATGGCCAGAAGAACGGCCTCTGCCGGGAACCGGGTCTGGTCCGGCTCCTTCACCACGCTCCCGCGCACCACGACCACGTCCGGCTCTGGCCTGTTCTGGCGGTCGATGTCGATGGTGAACTCACGAAAGACCTCGAATTCCGCTGGTGCCAGAGACTGGAGCTGCCACTTGAAGAAGTCAATGGCGCGCTCGTGAAAGATGGTCTGCGGACTCTCGAAGACCAAACTCCCGTCGATCAGTTCCGTGTGCGGAGGCAGATTCGGGAGGCGGTTTAGGTCATCGGCGGTCCAGCCGCCCTCCGGCGGGGTCGGCCAGCTCGGCGTGGACGCCTTCGTGCGACGCTCATCAGTGCTCCCATGGGACGGAGTCTCGCCGGGGCTTTCAGACTATCGGGCGGAAACGGGCGGGGCCTCCCGCGAACCTGTGGACGTCGGTCGTGTCCTTGACACAGGCGTTCGGGGCGGCCTGTGGATAACTCCGGGGCTGTCGGTGCGGGCGCCTATGGTGGACGCAGTGGTCGAGGGGTGACATACGGGGAACAGGACGATGGGCGCTATGGGCGGGACGGATGTGATGACGGACGTGGACGCGGTGACCGGGGCCTGGCAGGCCAGGCGGTGCCGGCGACGGCGCGGCACTGGCCACGCTGCACCGGGTCTTCGGATACGAGGCCTTCCGCGGTGAGCAGGAAGCGGTCATCGAGCACGTGGTCGCGGGCGGCGACGCGGTGGTGCTCATGCCGACCGGCGCCGGCAAGTCGCTGTGCTACCAGGTCCCGGCCCTGGTCAGGCCCGGTACGGGTGTGGTCGTCTCCCCGCTCATCGCCCTCATGCAGGACCAGGTGGACGCGCTGCGGGCGCTCGGCGTGCGGGCCGGGTTCATGAACTCCACCCAGGACTTCGACGAGCGACGGGTGGTGGAGGCCGAGTTCCTCGCCGGGGAGCTGGACCTGCTCTACCTGGCGCCTGAGCGGCTGCGGCTGGAGAACACGCTCGATCTGCTCTCACGCGGGAAGATCTCCGTCTTCGCCATCGACGAGGCGCACTGCGTCTCCCAGTGGGGGCACGACTTCCGGCCGGACTACCTGTCGCTGTCGCTGCTCGGCGAGCGCTGGCCGGACGTACCGCGGATCGCGCTCACGGCGACGGCCACACGCGCCACGCACCAGGAGATCACCGAGCGGCTGAACATGCCGACGGCCCGGCACTTCGTGGCGAGCTTCGACCGGCCCAACATCCAGTACCGGATCGTGCCGAAGGCGGACCCGAAGAAGCAACTGCTGAGCTTCCTGCGCGAGGAGCACGCGGGCGACGCTGGCATCGTCTACTGCCTGTCGCGCAACTCGGTCGAGAAGACAGCCGAATTCCTCAGCCGCAACGGCATCGAGGCGGTGTCGTATCACGCGGGCCTGGACTCGGGTACGCGCGCGGCCCACCAGTCCCGCTTCCTGCGGGAGGACGGCCTGGTCGTGGTGGCGACCATCGCCTTCGGTATGGGCATCGACAAGCCGGACGTCCGCTTCGTCGCCCACCTCGACCTGCCCAAGTCGGTCGAGGGCTACTACCAGGAGACGGGCCGGGCGGGGCGTGACGGGCTGCCGTCGACGGCGTGGATGGCGTACGGGCTGAACGACGTCATACAGCAGCGCAAGCTGATCCAGTCGGGCGAGAGCGACGAGGCGTTCCGGCGGCGGGCCCAGGCCCACCTGGACTCGATGCTGGCGCTGTGCGAGACCGCCCAGTGCCGCCGGGGCCAGCTCCTCGCCTACTTCGGCCAGGACCCGGACCCGGCCGGCTGCGGCAACTGCGACACCTGCCTGACCCCGCCGGAGACCTGGGACGGCACGATCGCGGCGCAGAAGGTGCTGTCGACGGTGGTGCGCCTCCAGCGGGAGCGCGGGCAGAAGTTCGGCGCGGTGCAGATCGTCGACATCCTGCTGGGCAAGCGGACCGGCAAGGTGATCCAGTTCGACCACGACCAGCTGTCGGTGTTCGGCATCGGTGACGAGCTGACCGAGGGCGAATGGCGGGGTGTCGTCCGGCAGTTGCTGGCCCAGGGGCTGCTCGCGGTGGAGGGCGAGTACGGCACGCTGGTGCTGACCGAGGCGAGCGGGGAGGTGCTGCGGCGGGAGCGGGAGGTGCCGCTGCGGAAGGAACCGAAGAAACCGGTGACCTCCCGGTCGGGGTCCTCGTCGTCCTCGGGCTCGGGGCGGGGCGAGCGCAAGGGCAAGACGGTTGCCGCCGAGCTGCCCGAGGAACTGCTGCCGGCTTTCGAGGCATTGCGCGCCTGGCGGGCCGAGCAGGCGCGCGAGCAGGGCGTCCCGGCGTACGTCATCTTCCACGATGCCACGCTGCGGGAGATCGCCACGGTGTGGCCCGGTTCGGTGGCCGAGCTGGGTGGGATCAGCGGGGTGGGGGAGAGGAAGCTCGCGACGTACGGGGAGGGCGTGCTGGAGGTGCTCGCCTCGCTGGGCGGGCCGCAGGGGGCGGCACCGGCGGCCGACTCGTCTGAGGTGGCCGGCTCGACCGTGGCCCAGGCGCCCGGCCAGGACGCGGACGGCCAGGAGGAATGGCCGGAGCTGCACGGGGAGCCGGAGCCCGACTGGATATAGGGCCGAAGCGCCGGCCGGGGCAGCGGCAGGGACGCAGGGCACGGGCAGAGGTGGGCGTGCGTCGACCCGGCCCGCGCGTCGGCCTGCGCCCCCGGCCGCGCCGCGCAGCGGTCACGGGGCCCGAGCACGCGCGCCCGGCAGTACGACGGAGCCGAGGCCCCGCCACCGGCCGCCCGGGCCCGTACGGCTACGACAGGGCAGTCAGACCGGGCGCGAACACGATCAGCAGGGGCAGCAGAGGTACCAGCGCGGCCGTGGTCGTGGTCAGGGCCCGGTGCCGGCGGCCCAGCCGGGGCGGCGGTTCCAGAAGCCGGTCGACCCGCTCGCCCAGCAGGCGGTGGCTGGAGGCGCAGGACAGGACGCCGCGGTGCTGGTTGAGCTCGATCAGGGCCAGGGCCGTGGTCAGGTGACCGCAGCGGCGGGAGGCCGTGTCGTCGGCGGCCAGTTCGACCAGGCGGTGCGTCTGGTCGCAGAAGTGGGCGAACAGCGGGATGCGGGGGAAACCGGTGGCCAGGGCGGTGGACAGGTGCAGCAGCCAGTCGTGGCGGGCGCGGGCGTGGCCGCGCTCGTGGGTGAGGACGGCGTCGAGCTGGTGGTCCGTGAGGCGGTGCAGGGCGCCCGTGGTGACGATCAGCTGGGGCGGGCTGCCGGGCATCCACCAGGCGTCGGGGTACTCGTCCTCCAGGACCAGGAGGGGGCCGCGGGCGGCGGGCAGTCCGGCCGGCAGGTCGGGGGCGCGTTCGCGGAGGTGGGCGCGGGCCTGGGCTCGGCGCCTGCGCGCCTCGACGAGCTCACGGGCGAGCATCGCGGTCGTCCAGGCGGCACCGCAGGCCAGCAGCAGGGTGAGGGCGGCGGCCCCCGGCGGGGCGGTGGACAGGTCGTACGCCGCCGCCACCGCGGGCGGAGCCGGGGCGAAGAGCTGGGCGCGGACCGTGCCGAAGACGGCGGCGGCGCCCAGGGCGAGTGCCGTCACGCAGCACAGCAGGACGGTGGCGACCAGGCACTGCCACACCCAAAGCGCGACCACCGGTTCCCGCTCGGGCCAGTCGGCCCGGGTCAGCGCACGGGGAACGGGTACGGCGGCCGTCACGGCGACAACGCTCAGCAGGAGCAGGCAGACGGTCATTGCCACGGGCTCCGGTTCCTGGTCGGAAGAGGGGCGGCTACGGGTCGTGCGGGGGAGGGCGGATGCTGTGCGCACCGTTGGCGCGGCTGAAGTGCACACAGACGAGCGCGCCGAACGTGCCGTGCACCGCGCGCGTGCGGGCACACCGCCCGAGCCCAGTATGACGGTGCCGGGCGGTGTGAGTCAGGGGTCGCGCGGCATCAGAAGCGCGGGGAGGGGCGACTGTCGGCCAGAGCCGGGCACTGGATGTTGCGGGTCAGGACGTTGGTGACGGCGCATAGTGGTGGGCAAGATCGGTGGCGAGGTCGCGGAGGTGAGCCCTGGCTTCGGTGGGGCCGTGCACAGTGATGGCGCTCCCGAACGGCAGTAGTGCTCGCACGTCCTCCAGATGCAGGAAGCGGATCGTTACCTTGCGGCCAGTGGCGGATTCTTCATGGTCGTCCCGGACGAGTCGTAGGCCAAAGATCCGTTGCGCTCGCTCGATCTGGGTCTGGTCGATGGTGGCGCTGACCTCGATCGCGTGGTTGTGTTCCCATTGCTCAATGAGCGCTGCAGCGACGGTGGCCAGGGTCTGGTTCTCGCGGATCCGTCGTGGCTGGTCGACTTCTTTCCACGTCGTGATCCGTTCGAGTCGGTACATCCGTGGCACTCGGGCACAGTCGGCGACGAGGTACCAGATGCCGGCCTTGGCGAACAGCCCGTAGGGATCCACGACCAGGTCGCGTGGGCATGGCTCGCGTGGGCTGTCGTACTCGATCCGTAGCCGGCGACCTCGCCGCACTGCGCCGACCAGCGAAGCCGGAGTCGTGCCGAAAGCTCGTGCCTGACGCCAGGGACGGCTGTCCACGTGCACTACGTCGGTGAGCGGCAGGAGCTCATGAACTCGACGTGGCTGTGTAGCGACGATCTTGGAGAGCGCGCGCCGGCTTTCGACCGATGCGTTGAGCTCCGCACGTTGCTTCTCATCCAGCCCAGTGAGCGACAGATGATCACGCTCGCCCGGTGTGAGTCGCGTGAGATCGAGTCCGGATCCGGGCAGCATGATCACGCCTCCGAGGCGGCCCCGGTGTGCGGTCACCGGCAGACCGGCGTCGCGGAGCCAGTTCAGATCCCGGGTGATGGTTCGAAGGGACACCCCGAGCGCTGAGGCGAGTTCCTGTGTGGTCACGGCATCCCTCGATTTGAGGAGCAGCATCAGGGTGAAGAAGCGGTCTGGGGTCACACACCAATTTATTCAGGAATTGCGACACGATGCGGCGCATATCCCGGTCAGGCTGGTGGATGCGTACCTACCACCTGTGAGAAGGAACAACCATGACCACATCCGTCGTGTCCATCGTCTACGTGAACGACGCTCCCGCCGCAGCTCGTTTCTACGGCGACCTCCTCGGCATGAGCCCCTCGTTCGAGACTCCGGGATACATCACCTTCGACCTCGGGCCAGGCGCTGACCTCGGTCTGTGGTCTGGCCAGTTCGAGGATCTGTCACCGGACGTCCCGCGCACCAGTGAGGTTTGCCTGGCCATCGACGGTGGACCCGACGAGCTCAACGCGACCTTCAAGCAGTGGAAGTCCAACGGTGTCACGATCCTGCGCGAGCCTCATGATGCGGGGTTCGGGCTGACCTTCCTCGCAGCCGATCCTGACGGGAACCGTATCCGCGTCGCACCGAAGGGCTGAAAGGCCGCAATGCGGCAGGCGCGCACGATAGGTGTCGCGCCTGCCGTCGTCTGACTTCGAGGCGGTGAGAACAACCGGAAGCCGGGGAAGATCACCGCCCGCTGGGCCCGGACACATGGTGCACCTGGATGTGAAGAAGGTCGGCCGGATCCCTGATGGCGGCCGGTGGCGGATCCACGGCCGGGACAGCGATCAGGCCAAGGTCGCTAGTCGGGCGAAGTCGGCCGGGGCAAAGCGTGGCTACGTCTACCTGCACTCCGTCGTCGATGGTTTCTCACGGCTCGCCTACACAGAACCGCTGGGCGATGAGAAGGGCGCGACGGCTGCTGCTTTCCTCGCCCGGGCGAAGGTCTGGTTCGCCGACCACGGCATCAACCACATCCACCGGGTCGTCACCGGCAATGGCACTTGCTACCGCTCCGGCGACTTCGCCCGCATCGTCGGGCAAGGCACCCGGCATCAGAGAGCCAAACCATACACACCTCGGCACAACGGGAAGGTGGAGCGCTACCAGCGCATCATGGCCGAGGAAGTCCTCTACGCCCGCGAGTTCACCAGCGAGAACGCCCGGTCAGCCGCGATCACAGTGTGGAACATCCACTACAACTACCACCGGCCGCACAGTGCTGCCGCCGGAAGGCCGCCAGCAGCACGCCTCCGCGGAAGCGTCACCAACGTCGAGCCCTCATACAACTGGGGGCGTCCGCAACCCGCCTGCCCTCCGGGCGGACGCCGGGACTTTGCGGACACCCCCTGGAGCGCCGTCAGGCCGGCACCACCCGCCCCGTCACCTCGCCCAGTCCCACCCGTACACCGTCCGGGCCCGGGGCCCAGGCCGAGAGGGTCACCACGTCGCCGTCCTCCAGGAACGTCCGCTTGCCGTCGGGGAGTTCGAGAGGGTCGCGGCCGTTCCAGGTCAGTTCGAGGAGGGAGCCGCGCTCGCGGTCCGCCGGGCCGCTGACCGTGCCCGAGCCGTACAGGTCGCCGGTGCGCAGGGAGGCGCCGTTGACAGTCATGTGGGCCAGTTGCTGGGCGGCCGTCCAGTACATGGTGGAGAAGGGCGGCCCGGAGACGACGTGGCCGTTCACGGCGACGGTGATCCGCAGGTCGTAGCCACCGGGTTCCTCGTCGCTGTCGTCGAGGTAGGGCAGCAGCTCGTGCGTCCGGGCCGGCGGCGCCACCCGGGCCTCCTCCAGGGCGTCCAGCGGGGTGATCCACGCCGACACCGACGTGGCGAAGGACTTGCCGAGGAACGGGCCGAGCGGGACGTACTCCCAGGCCTGGATGTCGCGCGCGGACCAGTCGTTGAGGAGGCAGAGACCGAAGACGTGCTCGCGGAAGCCGTCGAGAGACACCCGCTCGCCCATCCGGGACGGCACGCCGATTACGAAGCCGACCTCCGCCTCGATGTCCAGGCGGACGGACGGGCCGAAGACGGGAGCCGGGTCCGTGGGCGCCTTGCGCTGGCCCGAGGGGCGTACGACGTCCGTGCCGGAGACGACGACCGTGCCGGAACGGCCGTGGTAGCCGATCGGCAGGTGCTTCCAGTTGGGGGTCAGGGAGTCCTCGGCGTCGGGGCGGAAGATCCGCCCGACGTTCCGGGCGTGGTGCTCGGACGCGTAGAAGTCGACGTAGTCCGCGACCTCGAAGGGGAGGTGCAGGGTCACCGAGGACAGGGGGTGGAACATCGGTGCGACGGTCTCGCGGTGGGACGGCACGGTCACCCATGCCGTCAGCGCCCGGCGGACGTCCGACCAGGCCGTGCGGCCCGCGGCCAGCAGCGGGTTGAGGGTCGGCTGGGCGAGCAGGGAGGCGTACGGGGAGCCGAGCGCGTGGGCCGCCGCGCCGGCGTCCAGTACGTGGTCGCCGAGCCGGACGCCCACGGTCCGGCGGGAGGAACCGGGGAGGGAGAACACGCCGTACGGCAGGTTGTGCGGACCGAAGGGGTCGCCCTCGGGGACATCGAAGGGGGGCATCGGGTGCTGCCTCGCTTTCGGGTGTGCCGTGTCGTCGCCACGTGTTCGTGGTCGTGCCACACGTTACGGGTGGCACACCGGTCCTGGGCAGTGTCCGAGGAGGCGGATACGGGCGAACGGGGCAGGTGGGCCCGGGTGGGACCGGACGGTGCGACTCCGGCGCGGCGGACGGGACGCCGCATTCGTACGTGCCGGAAGTTATCCACAGGACGCGACGCAATCTTGACGGAGCGGTGCGAACGGGGCGACTCTGGGCGGGTGCCGGAAGGCCTCGGGGAGGGGGCGTTCCGAGGGCACACTTGGGGGGCGGATGGCCATTGGGGAGGCCGGTCCGGGCTCGGTGCGGCGTGGTTCGCAGCTCAAGCTGCTGGAAGAGACCATGCGCGTGCGGCTCGGCCGGGAATGTGTGTATGTACCGTCGTGCCGTTTCGGGCTGTATGTGGCGCTGCGCCACTGGTGCCCGCCCGGCGGGCGGGTGCTGATGTCGCCGGTCAACGACGACGTCATCTTCTTCGTCGTGCTCGCGGCCGGACTGCGTCCGGTGCAGGCGCCCCTGAACCCGCTCGACGCGTCCATCGACATCGATGCCGTGCCGGACGAAACGTGGAGATCGGCGTCGGCTGTGCTCACGACGAACCTGTACGGGAACCCGGACCCGGCGCCGCGCCTCAGGCAGAAGTGCGACGCGTTGGGGATTCCGCTCTTCGAGGACGCGGCGCACGCCATCGGCAGCCGGGCGGGGGACCGGCCGGTCGGGGCGTGGGGCGAGGCCTCCGCGTTCAGCCTGTCCAAGCATGTCGGGGCCAAGGCCGGAGGCATGCTCTCCCTCGCCGACCCGGGGCTGCGGGACGCGGTGGAGAAGACCTGCGCGGGACTGCTCACGCCGCGCCGGCCGAGCTCCGAACTCGCCTACGTCATCCGCCCGTACGCGGAGGCGGCGGTGCGCGGGCTGCGGCTGCGGCGTGCCGCGTGGGCCGCGATCCGGCTGCTGGGGCTGGCGGACCGCGAGGAGATCCGGATGCCGCTGCGCCCGGACGAACTCGCGCGGGCCGCCCGCCGGGCGCCCGGGCTCGACCCCCACCATCCCTGGGTACGCGTCGACATGCACGACTACCGCCAGGAGTCCGGCCCGCTGCGGCTGCGACGCATCGGGCGCAAGCTCGACCGGCTGGACGAGGTGCTGGACGCCTGCCGGGCGGGCACGGAGCTGCTGCTGTCCACGCCCTGGGCCAAGCCGCGTGACGCGTACGGCACCCAGCCGTTGTTCCGCGTCCCGCTGTTCGTGGCGGACCGGGACGCGGCGATCGCGGCACTGGCACGGCAGGGCGTCGTCGTCGGCTACCTCTACGACCCGCCCCTGGACGACTACGCCGGCGCGGAGTTCACCGACCCCTCACCGGACCCCGAGGCGGCCCGCTGGTTCGCGCGGCACGCGCTGCCCGTGGACCCGCTGCGGGCCCGGACGGTCGTCGAGGTGCTGGAGCGGTCCGGGGCGCAGCCGGTCGAGGCACCGGGAGAACCACCCCGTGACAGGCCGACACCGGGAGGGCTGGGTTAGTCCCGTGGCTGAGATCCAGGTGCACGAGCCCGCCGCCACGCGCGCCGACGGCGGCGGACCGAAGCCTGCCGTCGACGAGCACACGCACGACTCGCTGTTCAAGAACGCCTACTTCCTCATGCTCAGTACCGGCGTGTCCGCCGTACTGGGCCTGGGGTTCTGGCTCGTGGCCGCCCGCTACTACTCCGAGGAGGCCGTCGGCCAGGGCTCTGCCGCCATCGCCGCGATGCGGCTGCTCGCCAGCATCACGGCGACGACGATGATCGGCGCCGTCGTCCGTTTCGTCCCGCGCGCGGGACGGGGGACCGGGCGCCTGGTGTGGGGCACGTACGCGGCCAGTTCGCTGGTCGTGGCGCTCGCCGCCGCCGTCTTCCTGCTCACGCTCGACGCGTGGGGAGCGTCGTACGCACCGCTGGGCACGCCCATGGCGGGCGCGGTGTTCGTCGCGGCGTGCGTGGCCTGGGCGCTGCTCACGCTCCAGGACGGGGTGCTCACCGGACTGCGCAAGGCGGAGTGGGTACCGGCCG encodes the following:
- a CDS encoding Uma2 family endonuclease — its product is MVFESPQTIFHERAIDFFKWQLQSLAPAEFEVFREFTIDIDRQNRPEPDVVVVRGSVVKEPDQTRFPAEAVLLAIEVVSDDSVSRARETKPLKYARAKIPHYWRVESEKGRAAVHAFELEPTTGAYTSVGIFRERMKVDAPFALDLDLTKIKTRREQSE
- a CDS encoding WYL domain-containing protein is translated as MTPDRFFTLMLLLKSRDAVTTQELASALGVSLRTITRDLNWLRDAGLPVTAHRGRLGGVIMLPGSGLDLTRLTPGERDHLSLTGLDEKQRAELNASVESRRALSKIVATQPRRVHELLPLTDVVHVDSRPWRQARAFGTTPASLVGAVRRGRRLRIEYDSPREPCPRDLVVDPYGLFAKAGIWYLVADCARVPRMYRLERITTWKEVDQPRRIRENQTLATVAAALIEQWEHNHAIEVSATIDQTQIERAQRIFGLRLVRDDHEESATGRKVTIRFLHLEDVRALLPFGSAITVHGPTEARAHLRDLATDLAHHYAPSPTS
- the fahA gene encoding fumarylacetoacetase — translated: MPPFDVPEGDPFGPHNLPYGVFSLPGSSRRTVGVRLGDHVLDAGAAAHALGSPYASLLAQPTLNPLLAAGRTAWSDVRRALTAWVTVPSHRETVAPMFHPLSSVTLHLPFEVADYVDFYASEHHARNVGRIFRPDAEDSLTPNWKHLPIGYHGRSGTVVVSGTDVVRPSGQRKAPTDPAPVFGPSVRLDIEAEVGFVIGVPSRMGERVSLDGFREHVFGLCLLNDWSARDIQAWEYVPLGPFLGKSFATSVSAWITPLDALEEARVAPPARTHELLPYLDDSDEEPGGYDLRITVAVNGHVVSGPPFSTMYWTAAQQLAHMTVNGASLRTGDLYGSGTVSGPADRERGSLLELTWNGRDPLELPDGKRTFLEDGDVVTLSAWAPGPDGVRVGLGEVTGRVVPA
- a CDS encoding VOC family protein; its protein translation is MTTSVVSIVYVNDAPAAARFYGDLLGMSPSFETPGYITFDLGPGADLGLWSGQFEDLSPDVPRTSEVCLAIDGGPDELNATFKQWKSNGVTILREPHDAGFGLTFLAADPDGNRIRVAPKG
- the recQ gene encoding DNA helicase RecQ → MATLHRVFGYEAFRGEQEAVIEHVVAGGDAVVLMPTGAGKSLCYQVPALVRPGTGVVVSPLIALMQDQVDALRALGVRAGFMNSTQDFDERRVVEAEFLAGELDLLYLAPERLRLENTLDLLSRGKISVFAIDEAHCVSQWGHDFRPDYLSLSLLGERWPDVPRIALTATATRATHQEITERLNMPTARHFVASFDRPNIQYRIVPKADPKKQLLSFLREEHAGDAGIVYCLSRNSVEKTAEFLSRNGIEAVSYHAGLDSGTRAAHQSRFLREDGLVVVATIAFGMGIDKPDVRFVAHLDLPKSVEGYYQETGRAGRDGLPSTAWMAYGLNDVIQQRKLIQSGESDEAFRRRAQAHLDSMLALCETAQCRRGQLLAYFGQDPDPAGCGNCDTCLTPPETWDGTIAAQKVLSTVVRLQRERGQKFGAVQIVDILLGKRTGKVIQFDHDQLSVFGIGDELTEGEWRGVVRQLLAQGLLAVEGEYGTLVLTEASGEVLRREREVPLRKEPKKPVTSRSGSSSSSGSGRGERKGKTVAAELPEELLPAFEALRAWRAEQAREQGVPAYVIFHDATLREIATVWPGSVAELGGISGVGERKLATYGEGVLEVLASLGGPQGAAPAADSSEVAGSTVAQAPGQDADGQEEWPELHGEPEPDWI
- the nuoN gene encoding NADH-quinone oxidoreductase subunit NuoN produces the protein MSATAVHSLWTTAAEPITKIDAPKIEYGQLAPTLIVVGAAILGILVEALVPRKSRYYVQMFVSVVALAAAFAAVVALAADGYGTTKARIAAMGAIAVDGPALFLQGTILLAALVGLFTFAERRLDPVVHGNRVDSFAAQAASVPGSESEKAAVKAGFTTTEVFPLLMFAVAGMLIFPAANDLLTLFVALEVFSLPLYLLCALARRKRLMSQEAAVKYFLLGAFASAFTLFGIALLYGYAGSMSYATIAQVVDGTVQDVNPALADTMGNDALLLVGAALLVMGLLFKVGAVPFHMWTPDVYQGAPTPVTGFMAAATKVAAFGALLRVLYVVLPGLRWDWRPVMWAVAIVTMLGGAIVAITQTDIKRLLAYSSIAHGGFILAGVIATTPDGVSSVLFYLAAYSFVTIGAFAVVTLVRDAGGEATHLSKWAGLGRRSPLVAAVFAVFLLAFAGIPLTSGFAGKFAVFKAAAEGGAAPLVVIGVISSAIAAFFYIRVIVLMFFSEPRPEGPTVAVPSPLTITAIGVGVAVTLVLGVAPQYFLDLAGQAGVFVR
- a CDS encoding M56 family metallopeptidase encodes the protein MTVCLLLLSVVAVTAAVPVPRALTRADWPEREPVVALWVWQCLVATVLLCCVTALALGAAAVFGTVRAQLFAPAPPAVAAAYDLSTAPPGAAALTLLLACGAAWTTAMLARELVEARRRRAQARAHLRERAPDLPAGLPAARGPLLVLEDEYPDAWWMPGSPPQLIVTTGALHRLTDHQLDAVLTHERGHARARHDWLLHLSTALATGFPRIPLFAHFCDQTHRLVELAADDTASRRCGHLTTALALIELNQHRGVLSCASSHRLLGERVDRLLEPPPRLGRRHRALTTTTAALVPLLPLLIVFAPGLTALS
- a CDS encoding DegT/DnrJ/EryC1/StrS family aminotransferase translates to MAIGEAGPGSVRRGSQLKLLEETMRVRLGRECVYVPSCRFGLYVALRHWCPPGGRVLMSPVNDDVIFFVVLAAGLRPVQAPLNPLDASIDIDAVPDETWRSASAVLTTNLYGNPDPAPRLRQKCDALGIPLFEDAAHAIGSRAGDRPVGAWGEASAFSLSKHVGAKAGGMLSLADPGLRDAVEKTCAGLLTPRRPSSELAYVIRPYAEAAVRGLRLRRAAWAAIRLLGLADREEIRMPLRPDELARAARRAPGLDPHHPWVRVDMHDYRQESGPLRLRRIGRKLDRLDEVLDACRAGTELLLSTPWAKPRDAYGTQPLFRVPLFVADRDAAIAALARQGVVVGYLYDPPLDDYAGAEFTDPSPDPEAARWFARHALPVDPLRARTVVEVLERSGAQPVEAPGEPPRDRPTPGGLG